One bacterium DNA window includes the following coding sequences:
- a CDS encoding antibiotic biosynthesis monooxygenase, translating into MIVNCVTVHVIKEHITDFIEATTANHEGSVREPGNLRFDVLQSKDDPSCFLLYEVFESAEAVTFHRSTQHYLTWRDTVAGWMAQPRTAVSYTVVCPKERKEW; encoded by the coding sequence ATGATTGTAAACTGTGTGACCGTCCACGTAATAAAAGAACATATAACGGATTTTATCGAAGCAACAACTGCTAATCACGAGGGTTCAGTACGGGAGCCCGGCAACCTCCGGTTTGATGTGCTCCAGAGTAAGGACGACCCGTCCTGTTTTCTGCTCTACGAGGTATTCGAATCCGCCGAAGCGGTGACATTTCATAGATCCACGCAGCACTATCTTACATGGAGGGATACGGTGGCCGGCTGGATGGCGCAGCCCCGCACGGCCGTCTCCTATACTGTTGTCTGTCCAAAAGAAAGGAAGGAATGGTGA
- a CDS encoding iron-containing alcohol dehydrogenase — MVIQAFTFARAPHIYFGAGSFSKIDKLLNAQVKTVLVITGSRSFRATAKWNEFRETLSKRAITFHDIMVSGEPSPGLVDSTVAKFRDKTVDMVLSIGGGSAIDAGKAISAMLVQPGSVVDYLEGVGSGVRHSGNKVPFIAVPTTAGTGSEATKNAVLSRVGANGFKKSLRHDNFVPDAAVIDPELMLSCPPPVTAACGMDAFTQLLESYVSTKANPMTDALAWSGLGFIRDSLVEAYRNGSHNIESRTGMAYAAHMSGLTLANAGLGIVHGIASAVGGYFDISHGVICGTLIGPATRLTVKKLETLGAAGEPFLKKYAAVGSLLSGSDNDDIYRSCDLLVQKIGEWAEMLHIPPLKEFTIPVSDREKIIDGSDNKNNPVALDRDDIHELLES, encoded by the coding sequence ATGGTGATTCAGGCTTTTACCTTTGCACGGGCGCCCCATATATATTTCGGCGCCGGATCGTTCAGTAAAATCGATAAGCTTTTAAACGCACAGGTAAAAACCGTGCTTGTAATCACCGGGTCCCGTTCTTTCAGGGCTACCGCGAAATGGAACGAATTCCGTGAAACGCTTTCGAAACGTGCGATTACCTTCCATGACATCATGGTGAGCGGAGAACCCTCTCCCGGGCTGGTCGACAGCACCGTAGCGAAATTCAGGGATAAAACCGTCGATATGGTTCTGTCCATCGGGGGCGGAAGCGCCATCGATGCGGGCAAGGCAATCTCGGCGATGCTTGTTCAGCCGGGATCGGTGGTCGATTACCTCGAAGGTGTCGGCAGCGGCGTCCGTCACAGCGGCAATAAAGTACCTTTCATCGCAGTTCCGACAACCGCCGGAACCGGGAGCGAAGCGACGAAAAACGCCGTTTTGAGCCGTGTCGGGGCCAACGGATTCAAAAAATCGCTGCGCCATGACAACTTTGTTCCCGATGCGGCGGTGATCGATCCCGAGCTCATGCTTTCCTGCCCTCCCCCGGTCACCGCGGCATGTGGCATGGATGCCTTCACCCAGCTCCTGGAATCGTACGTTTCAACAAAGGCGAATCCCATGACCGACGCCCTCGCGTGGAGCGGTCTCGGATTCATCAGAGATTCGCTCGTCGAGGCATACCGGAACGGCAGCCATAACATCGAATCACGAACGGGTATGGCTTATGCGGCTCATATGTCGGGTCTCACCCTTGCCAACGCAGGACTCGGTATCGTGCACGGCATCGCTTCTGCTGTCGGGGGATATTTCGATATCTCTCACGGAGTAATCTGCGGAACGCTCATCGGCCCGGCGACACGGCTCACGGTCAAGAAACTCGAAACTCTCGGAGCGGCAGGAGAGCCATTTCTGAAAAAATATGCGGCTGTCGGCTCACTCTTATCGGGAAGCGACAATGACGATATATACCGTTCCTGCGACCTTCTCGTTCAAAAAATCGGTGAATGGGCGGAAATGCTTCATATTCCCCCATTGAAAGAGTTTACCATACCTGTTTCCGACAGGGAAAAAATCATCGATGGCTCGGATAACAAGAATAATCCGGTCGCACTCGACCGTGACGACATACATGAACTGCTTGAATCCTGA
- a CDS encoding Gfo/Idh/MocA family oxidoreductase encodes MKRRDFIKSGATAVIAASALQSQAHAAGKEAGNPVRIGVVGVGSRGTGLLQILLDIEGVQIPAICDIDADHLARAQTIVTDKGRPRPEGYSRGPWDFKRMAERNDLDAVLTATPWEWHTPVMVAAMKAGKYGATEVPACVTIDECWELVETSEQTGKPCMMLENVNYFRNVMMVLTMIRQNLFGELLHFEAGYQHDVRFVKFDQNGNLLWRGKHSVTRNGNLYPTHPIGPIAWWADINRGDRFEYLVSMSTKSRGLNHEITKKFGPNHPNAKMNFALGDINTTLIRTHNGLTVTLYHDTQSPRPYDLIFRVQGTEGIYSGTLDKIYIDGRSPKEHTWEDIDAYAEEFEHPMWKKLGPVAKNYGHGGGDYMEIHQFVKAVRNKTQTPEDVYDAATWSVISPLTEQSIANKSKPVDFPDFTKGKWMTNQPIGIVEA; translated from the coding sequence ATGAAACGAAGAGATTTTATCAAAAGCGGGGCAACCGCAGTAATCGCCGCTTCAGCGCTCCAATCACAAGCTCACGCCGCCGGGAAAGAGGCAGGAAATCCCGTCCGTATCGGTGTTGTCGGCGTCGGGTCGCGCGGGACAGGCCTCCTGCAAATCCTGCTCGACATCGAAGGCGTCCAGATACCGGCAATCTGCGACATCGATGCGGATCATCTCGCACGCGCCCAGACAATCGTTACCGACAAAGGCCGTCCCAGACCCGAAGGCTACTCCCGCGGTCCGTGGGATTTCAAGCGGATGGCCGAACGCAACGATCTCGACGCCGTCCTGACAGCGACCCCCTGGGAATGGCATACGCCGGTCATGGTGGCTGCCATGAAAGCAGGAAAGTACGGCGCCACGGAGGTTCCGGCCTGTGTGACCATCGACGAATGCTGGGAGCTTGTCGAAACATCGGAACAGACCGGCAAACCCTGCATGATGCTCGAAAACGTCAACTATTTCCGCAATGTCATGATGGTGCTCACCATGATCCGTCAGAATCTGTTCGGCGAGCTCCTCCATTTCGAAGCGGGATACCAGCACGATGTCCGGTTTGTCAAGTTCGACCAGAACGGCAACCTTCTCTGGCGCGGCAAGCATTCCGTCACCCGTAACGGCAACCTCTACCCGACTCACCCGATAGGCCCTATCGCGTGGTGGGCCGATATCAACCGCGGCGACCGGTTCGAATACCTCGTCTCGATGAGCACCAAATCACGGGGGCTCAATCACGAGATCACCAAAAAATTCGGCCCGAACCACCCGAACGCCAAAATGAACTTCGCTCTCGGCGATATCAATACGACGCTCATCCGCACACACAACGGTCTTACGGTGACGCTGTACCACGATACCCAGTCGCCGCGACCGTACGACCTCATTTTCCGGGTTCAGGGCACGGAAGGAATCTATTCGGGAACGCTCGACAAAATCTATATCGACGGCCGCAGCCCGAAAGAACACACCTGGGAGGATATCGACGCGTACGCGGAGGAATTTGAGCATCCCATGTGGAAGAAGCTCGGGCCTGTCGCGAAGAACTACGGTCACGGCGGCGGGGATTACATGGAGATACACCAGTTTGTCAAGGCGGTGAGGAACAAGACGCAGACTCCAGAGGATGTGTACGACGCCGCGACATGGAGCGTCATATCGCCCCTCACCGAACAGTCGATAGCCAACAAAAGCAAACCGGTCGATTTCCCCGATTTTACCAAAGGGAAATGGATGACCAATCAGCCGATCGGGATCGTGGAAGCGTGA
- a CDS encoding addiction module toxin, HicA family yields MGCILIRHGSKHDWYQNTATKMSQPIPRYKAIMEILARNIIKNLNE; encoded by the coding sequence ATGGGTTGTATTCTCATCAGACATGGTAGTAAACACGACTGGTATCAGAATACAGCCACCAAAATGTCACAACCAATCCCCCGGTACAAAGCGATTATGGAGATCCTCGCGCGGAATATTATAAAGAATCTTAACGAATAA
- a CDS encoding type II toxin-antitoxin system HicB family antitoxin: protein MKKKFIYYKEDDMWIGWLEEHPDYRTQGKTLTELKDNLKDIFDELNSGRIPAVRKVGELVI from the coding sequence ATGAAAAAGAAATTCATTTACTACAAAGAAGACGATATGTGGATCGGTTGGCTGGAAGAACATCCTGACTATAGAACTCAGGGTAAAACTCTCACCGAATTGAAGGATAACCTCAAGGATATTTTTGATGAACTCAACAGTGGTCGAATTCCAGCGGTTCGCAAGGTTGGGGAACTCGTAATCTAA
- a CDS encoding SMP-30/gluconolactonase/LRE family protein: MNIKRTLYRSVLMTMLYIIVSGFIGVLCAAAGEEPKGTDNGDAIHTIVPPDAEFRLLLDGTAEKPGLTFTEGPSWMNGKLYFSNYYMFWKEWGSSDEGGLIVIDPDGAHRVLNKNIQTCGTIPMASGNLAVCDLRARSIVEIDPRGTVLRTLADSFEGSHLGMPNDIVVDSKGGIYFTDPNNGPKKAKKLRGNTIFYLNPKGKLMRVAGWNDFGFPNGCVLSPDGRYFYVDDSETTRVWVYDVGEDGALSNRRQFAELRLPKELLKEKNPRSNADGMTVDMLGNVYVAVPMGVQVFDKTGGYIGVIVFPGPPSNCIFGGEDMKTLFATCRDRIYSVRTNVAGLAYPPEK, encoded by the coding sequence ATGAACATAAAAAGAACGCTGTATCGCTCTGTATTGATGACCATGCTGTATATAATTGTGTCGGGATTTATAGGTGTATTATGCGCTGCGGCCGGAGAGGAACCCAAAGGAACGGATAACGGGGATGCAATCCATACCATCGTACCTCCGGATGCCGAATTCCGTCTCCTCCTCGACGGTACTGCTGAAAAGCCGGGACTCACCTTCACCGAGGGGCCTTCCTGGATGAACGGGAAGCTCTATTTCTCGAATTATTACATGTTCTGGAAAGAGTGGGGTTCGAGCGACGAGGGCGGGCTGATTGTCATCGATCCCGATGGCGCGCACCGTGTGCTCAACAAAAATATCCAGACCTGCGGAACGATTCCGATGGCGAGCGGCAACCTCGCGGTCTGCGACCTGAGGGCACGGTCGATTGTGGAGATCGACCCCCGGGGCACCGTACTCAGGACACTCGCAGATTCCTTTGAGGGAAGCCATCTCGGAATGCCCAATGACATCGTGGTCGACAGCAAGGGCGGCATCTATTTCACCGATCCGAACAACGGGCCAAAAAAAGCGAAAAAACTGCGGGGCAACACCATTTTTTACCTGAACCCGAAAGGGAAACTCATGAGAGTCGCCGGCTGGAATGATTTTGGCTTCCCCAACGGGTGTGTGCTCAGCCCGGACGGCAGGTATTTCTATGTGGACGATTCCGAGACCACCAGGGTGTGGGTGTACGATGTCGGCGAGGATGGCGCTCTGTCGAACAGGCGGCAGTTTGCCGAGCTGCGCCTGCCGAAGGAGCTGCTCAAAGAGAAAAATCCGCGGAGCAATGCGGACGGCATGACTGTCGATATGCTCGGGAATGTGTATGTCGCAGTGCCGATGGGGGTTCAGGTTTTCGATAAAACCGGCGGATATATCGGTGTCATCGTGTTTCCGGGCCCGCCATCGAACTGTATTTTCGGGGGCGAGGACATGAAAACACTCTTCGCCACCTGTCGTGACAGAATATACTCCGTCCGGACGAACGTGGCCGGTCTTGCCTACCCGCCGGAAAAATGA
- a CDS encoding aldolase, with translation MNMRRSKVLHKLRSGEVVNCFKLNLADGRAAEIAAIAGFDCIWVCMEHVANDWEVIEKQIWASKSYDTDVMVRVSRGGYSDYVRPLELDASGIMVPHLMSVEDARQVVRMTRFHPVGRRPVDGGNADGAYCSIEFREYLRQANEERFVVVQIEDPEPLEELDAIASVDGIDMLFFGPGDFSHGIGVPGEWNHPKILEARKRVVEAALAHGRFAGTVGGLWNLEELIAMGYRFINLGADVLALNEYAGKLIDGFRQATK, from the coding sequence ATGAATATGAGAAGAAGTAAAGTATTGCATAAGCTCCGCAGCGGCGAGGTGGTGAACTGCTTCAAGCTGAACCTTGCCGATGGCCGCGCCGCGGAAATTGCCGCCATTGCCGGGTTCGACTGCATCTGGGTATGCATGGAGCATGTTGCGAACGACTGGGAGGTCATCGAAAAGCAGATATGGGCGTCCAAGTCATACGACACCGATGTGATGGTTCGTGTCTCCCGCGGCGGGTACAGCGATTATGTGCGTCCGCTCGAACTCGATGCTTCGGGAATCATGGTGCCGCATCTCATGAGTGTCGAGGATGCCCGTCAGGTGGTGCGCATGACACGGTTCCATCCGGTCGGGCGGCGCCCTGTGGACGGCGGCAATGCGGACGGGGCTTACTGTTCCATCGAATTCAGGGAATACCTCCGCCAAGCCAACGAGGAGCGTTTCGTCGTCGTTCAGATCGAGGACCCCGAACCGCTCGAAGAGCTCGATGCAATCGCTTCGGTCGATGGTATCGACATGCTCTTTTTCGGGCCGGGGGATTTCAGCCATGGCATCGGAGTTCCGGGTGAGTGGAATCACCCGAAAATTCTCGAAGCGCGCAAGCGGGTTGTCGAAGCCGCTCTTGCCCATGGCAGGTTCGCCGGTACGGTCGGCGGGCTCTGGAATCTCGAAGAGCTCATCGCCATGGGATACCGGTTTATCAATCTCGGCGCCGATGTGCTCGCTCTCAACGAATATGCGGGAAAACTCATCGATGGATTCAGACAGGCAACGAAATGA
- a CDS encoding type II toxin-antitoxin system HicB family antitoxin yields the protein MRDYHINIFYSEEDGRYIADIPDLVACSAFGETPEEALKEVQKAKELWLQAARTENKPIPAPKYRPVIYQTLSV from the coding sequence ATGCGAGACTACCATATAAACATTTTCTATTCTGAGGAGGACGGTAGGTACATCGCCGATATCCCGGACCTGGTGGCCTGCTCGGCGTTTGGTGAAACTCCCGAGGAGGCGTTGAAAGAGGTGCAGAAAGCCAAAGAGCTCTGGTTGCAGGCTGCACGTACTGAAAACAAGCCGATCCCTGCGCCGAAGTACCGCCCGGTCATCTACCAGACGTTATCCGTCTGA
- the kduI gene encoding 5-dehydro-4-deoxy-D-glucuronate isomerase — MEIRYAPDTIRFEMMNTTELRESFLLEEMFLPGEITMVYTDVDRAIVGSAVPTGTSLKLEAGEELKAEFFAQRREIGVINIGGDGSVVVDSTVYDMVKLDALYIGRGSRDIEFRSVQADNPARFYFVSYPAHASYPTTHAQISAAEPARLGSSRECNERTIYKYIHPAGIKSCQLVMGCTLMAEGSVWNTMPAHTHERRSEIYMYFDIPAGAVVFKFIGEPSETRHIVVRNGQAVISPSWSIHSGVGTSNYSFVWAMGGENQEFGDMDGIAADDMM; from the coding sequence ATGGAAATCCGGTATGCACCTGACACTATACGTTTCGAGATGATGAATACGACCGAGCTCAGGGAGAGTTTTTTGCTCGAGGAGATGTTTCTGCCCGGTGAAATCACCATGGTCTACACCGATGTCGACCGTGCAATAGTCGGCTCGGCCGTTCCCACGGGGACTTCGCTGAAACTGGAGGCAGGAGAGGAACTGAAGGCCGAATTCTTCGCCCAGCGCCGTGAGATCGGTGTCATCAACATCGGCGGCGACGGCTCCGTGGTGGTCGACAGCACCGTCTATGACATGGTCAAGCTCGATGCCCTCTATATAGGACGCGGCAGCAGAGACATAGAATTCAGGAGCGTACAGGCCGATAATCCCGCGCGCTTTTACTTCGTCAGCTATCCCGCGCACGCTTCCTATCCGACAACCCATGCCCAAATATCCGCCGCCGAGCCTGCCAGACTGGGCAGTTCACGCGAGTGCAACGAACGCACCATCTACAAGTACATTCATCCCGCCGGAATCAAAAGCTGCCAGCTCGTCATGGGCTGTACGCTCATGGCGGAGGGAAGTGTCTGGAACACCATGCCGGCTCACACCCACGAGCGGCGTTCGGAAATCTACATGTACTTCGATATTCCCGCGGGCGCCGTGGTGTTCAAATTCATCGGCGAACCCTCCGAAACCCGTCACATCGTGGTGAGAAACGGCCAGGCGGTCATTTCCCCGAGCTGGTCGATTCATTCCGGCGTCGGAACCTCGAACTACAGCTTCGTCTGGGCAATGGGCGGCGAAAACCAGGAATTCGGCGATATGGACGGCATCGCTGCGGACGATATGATGTGA